In Nocardia sp. NBC_01327, the genomic stretch GTCATCGTCTCGGTGCAGGTCGGCAATCTCATTCACACGCTCGGAGCGGATTCGCTGCTCGGCGCCACCGGTGGACTCGGCGTGATCAAACAGGGCGCGCCCCTGGCCACCGGCTTCCTGCTGGGCGGCGCGGGCGCGGCGGCGCTGGCCGCCGATCTCGGCGCACGCACCATTCGCGAGGAGATCGACGCGCTGAACACCATGGGCATCAGCCCGATTCACCGCCTGGTGATCCCGCGCATGGTGGCCATGCTGGTGGTGGCCCCGCTGCTGAACGTGCTCATCATCTTCGTGGGCGTGCTCGCGGGCTATATGGTCGCCATCGGCGGTCAGGGCGTCACGCCGGGCAGTTACTGGGCCACCTTCGGTTCCTTCACCACCACCGCCGATGTGTGGGTCTCGCTGCTCAAGGCCGTGATCTTCGGCTTCATCGTCGTG encodes the following:
- a CDS encoding MlaE family ABC transporter permease, which encodes MTRTIPRTSAVRTNVRIVRDNFSGTAVASLRTFGRAAGIAQESVAGIFTGIARGTFQWKEAILQAWRLITVTAIPAILMAIPFGVIVSVQVGNLIHTLGADSLLGATGGLGVIKQGAPLATGFLLGGAGAAALAADLGARTIREEIDALNTMGISPIHRLVIPRMVAMLVVAPLLNVLIIFVGVLAGYMVAIGGQGVTPGSYWATFGSFTTTADVWVSLLKAVIFGFIVVVIACQRGLEAKGGPRGVADAVNAAVVLSVVSIVVVNLIATQITAMFLPTRLA